The following proteins come from a genomic window of Alicyclobacillus dauci:
- the cyoE gene encoding heme o synthase yields the protein MFVKEVICMQANGVTFEESRLQELASTKATFRDYISIMKWGITISNVLATFAGMWVSSHGHPALLAMLYTLVGTALVVAGGAALNNYYDRDIDQLMVRTSKRAVAQGKVAPGAALAIGLSMSAVGLALLFFLVDWQAAACAFVGLFVYSYLYTVWFKRHTTLNTVLGGVSGAMPPLIGWAAGSGGSLGLAAWTLFFTFFLWQPPHFLPLAMKKTEDYRNAGIPMLPVIRGFRETKRQIVIYTAAMVPVSLMLTTLHYEGWIYFIVMAVLGLIFLVRAVQGLFIPEDQDLVWANKVFRFSLVYLMALCIVLVLSVSIF from the coding sequence TTGTTTGTAAAGGAAGTGATTTGCATGCAGGCAAATGGGGTGACGTTTGAGGAGTCACGCTTACAGGAACTCGCCTCGACGAAAGCCACATTTCGCGACTATATATCGATCATGAAGTGGGGCATCACCATCTCCAATGTACTCGCAACGTTTGCGGGTATGTGGGTGTCTTCACACGGACATCCGGCACTGCTCGCGATGTTGTACACTCTTGTCGGCACGGCTTTAGTCGTCGCTGGTGGTGCGGCACTTAACAACTATTACGATAGGGATATCGATCAACTCATGGTCCGCACAAGCAAACGTGCCGTCGCGCAGGGCAAAGTGGCCCCGGGTGCAGCCTTGGCGATTGGCCTCTCCATGTCAGCTGTTGGTCTTGCTCTTCTATTTTTCCTAGTCGATTGGCAAGCTGCAGCGTGTGCATTCGTGGGATTGTTTGTCTATTCGTATTTGTACACGGTTTGGTTTAAACGCCATACGACATTGAACACCGTTCTCGGTGGTGTTTCCGGTGCAATGCCTCCACTGATTGGTTGGGCTGCGGGAAGTGGCGGATCGCTTGGTCTGGCTGCGTGGACACTGTTCTTCACCTTCTTCCTTTGGCAACCGCCTCACTTTTTGCCTTTGGCTATGAAGAAGACGGAAGACTACCGTAATGCGGGCATACCAATGCTCCCTGTCATTCGCGGTTTCCGGGAGACGAAGCGACAGATTGTCATCTACACAGCGGCAATGGTTCCCGTCTCATTGATGCTGACGACCCTACACTATGAAGGTTGGATTTACTTCATTGTCATGGCCGTACTTGGTCTGATTTTCCTCGTGCGAGCCGTGCAGGGGCTGTTCATTCCCGAGGACCAAGACTTGGTTTGGGCAAACAAAGTCTTCCGGTTTTCACTGGTGTACCTCATGGCACTGTGTATCGTTTTGGTTCTGTCGGTTTCGATTTTCTGA
- a CDS encoding THUMP domain-containing class I SAM-dependent RNA methyltransferase: MRSWNLVATCAFGLESLTARELQNLGYETKSENGLVRFTGDDTAIARANLWLRTAERVFVELASFEARTFEELFQGTTDIAWENILPKDATFPVVGKSVKSTLHSVPACQSITKKAIVERLSRFHHQQTFEETGATYKVEVSLLKDVATIRLDTSGSGLHRRGYRLLNATAPLRETLAAALVLLSRWDAHRPFIDPMCGSGTIAIEAALYGLRRAPGLLRDFDAEFWPTIHAKVFDDARMEAKDLARDVPLNIIASDIDNDVLELTRRHINFAELGDTITVRRADARKLEPEDEYGCIISNPPYGERLMSVEETERLYKEIGRRFRQLPTWSVFILTSDPHFERLYGAKADKRRKLYNGRIETQLYQYLGPLPPRHDKGKTLSDS, translated from the coding sequence ATGCGTTCATGGAATCTCGTTGCAACATGTGCTTTCGGACTAGAATCACTCACGGCACGTGAATTGCAGAACCTCGGCTATGAAACGAAAAGCGAAAACGGGCTTGTCCGGTTCACTGGAGATGACACGGCCATTGCCCGGGCAAACCTCTGGTTGCGAACGGCTGAACGTGTGTTTGTGGAACTGGCGTCGTTTGAAGCACGAACATTTGAAGAGTTGTTCCAGGGAACAACAGACATTGCCTGGGAAAACATTTTACCGAAAGATGCCACGTTCCCTGTTGTCGGGAAATCTGTTAAATCCACTCTACATAGTGTCCCAGCGTGCCAAAGCATCACCAAGAAAGCCATTGTGGAACGCCTCAGTCGATTCCATCATCAGCAAACGTTTGAGGAAACGGGGGCGACCTACAAAGTCGAAGTTTCTTTATTAAAAGACGTTGCCACGATTCGTCTTGATACGAGTGGAAGCGGCCTCCATCGACGAGGGTATCGGTTATTAAATGCCACTGCTCCCCTTCGCGAGACGCTGGCAGCGGCGCTGGTCCTCCTCAGCCGCTGGGATGCACACCGACCTTTTATCGATCCGATGTGCGGCTCAGGCACCATAGCCATTGAAGCAGCCCTGTATGGTCTTCGACGGGCTCCCGGTCTACTGCGGGATTTCGACGCGGAGTTTTGGCCAACCATTCATGCCAAGGTGTTTGATGACGCACGTATGGAAGCAAAGGACTTAGCACGTGACGTGCCATTGAATATCATTGCCTCCGATATTGACAACGATGTCTTGGAGCTGACAAGAAGACATATCAATTTTGCGGAACTCGGTGACACCATCACGGTCAGGCGCGCTGATGCCCGCAAGCTTGAACCGGAGGACGAGTACGGCTGTATTATCAGCAATCCGCCCTACGGTGAACGATTGATGAGTGTGGAGGAGACAGAGCGGCTGTACAAGGAAATTGGACGACGGTTCCGTCAGCTGCCCACATGGTCAGTGTTCATCCTTACTTCTGACCCACACTTTGAGCGCCTGTACGGTGCCAAGGCGGATAAGAGGCGAAAGTTGTACAACGGGCGGATCGAGACGCAGTTGTACCAATACCTAGGACCGTTGCCACCCCGCCACGACAAGGGCAAAACGCTTTCAGACTCCTAA
- the acnA gene encoding aconitate hydratase AcnA — protein sequence MGTNSNLFESKQSLNVGQKSYTYYRLNEIQDKGVADISRLPFSIKILLEAVLRQFDGRVITEDHVRQLANWNAKNPEKVDVPLKPARILLQDFTGVPVVVDLAALRSAMHRVGGNPDRINPLIPVDLVIDHSVQVDAFGSQEALDFNINREFERNEERYKFLRWAAKSFDNFRAVPPGTGIVHQVNLEYLAKVVQQRTVNGEEVVFPDSLVGTDSHTTMINGLGVLGWGVGGIEAEACMLGQPLYLLQPEVIGFKLTGQLPEGATATDLALTVVNMLRKKGVVGKFVEFYGSGLSNISLADRSTIANMAPEYGATMGFFPVDQETLAYLRSTGRDEDLIALVEKYTKEQGLFRTDETVDPVYTDTLELNLASVEPSMAGPKRPQDRILLSEMKSTFEDALDKPLDKGGFGVADAKDKVGTVKYSDGNQSALHQGALVIAAITSCTNTSNPSVMVGAGLVAKKAAEKGLTTPKYVKTSLAPGSRVVTDYLEKANLLEPLAELGFDVVGYGCTTCIGNSGPLPDEVTQTIQENDLLVSAVLSGNRNFEGRIHSLVKANYLASPPLVVAYALAGTVDIDLTKEPIGKDKDGNDVFLKDIWPTNKEVQETIRSVITPELFRDQYGRVFDSNERWNALETAEGKMYDWDEQSTYIQEPPFFVGLTADVPNIEGIQDARVLAFLGDSVTTDHISPAGNIAQKSPAGHYLQEHGIEPYDFNSYGSRRGNHEVMMRGTFANIRIRNKVAPGTEGGYSTYFPTDEVMPIYDAAMKYKDDNQPLIVIAGKEYGTGSSRDWAAKGTYLLGVRAVIAESFERIHRSNLVGMGVLPLQFQAGENAETLNITGREKFTIVGLDNNLQPRSEVTVQATREDGSTFTFKADVRLDSDIEVEYYRNGGILQTVLRNFIREEQNA from the coding sequence ATGGGGACCAATTCAAATCTGTTTGAATCTAAACAGAGCCTAAACGTGGGTCAGAAAAGCTACACCTACTATCGCTTGAACGAAATTCAAGACAAGGGTGTTGCTGACATTTCGCGCCTGCCATTCTCCATCAAGATCTTGTTGGAGGCCGTTCTTCGTCAATTTGACGGCCGCGTGATCACGGAAGACCATGTCCGTCAATTGGCAAACTGGAATGCAAAGAATCCTGAGAAGGTCGACGTTCCGTTGAAACCCGCTCGGATTCTCTTACAGGACTTCACAGGCGTCCCTGTCGTTGTCGACTTGGCTGCACTGCGTTCGGCAATGCACCGTGTGGGTGGTAATCCGGATCGAATCAATCCGCTTATCCCCGTTGACTTGGTTATCGACCACTCTGTACAAGTCGATGCATTCGGATCACAAGAAGCACTCGATTTCAACATTAATCGTGAGTTCGAGCGAAACGAAGAACGTTACAAATTCCTTCGTTGGGCTGCTAAATCGTTTGACAACTTCCGCGCAGTACCGCCAGGAACAGGTATCGTTCACCAAGTGAACTTGGAGTACTTGGCGAAAGTTGTTCAACAGCGCACCGTAAACGGTGAGGAAGTCGTCTTCCCAGACAGCTTGGTGGGAACGGACTCACACACCACAATGATCAACGGCCTTGGCGTTCTCGGCTGGGGTGTGGGTGGTATTGAAGCTGAAGCATGTATGCTGGGTCAACCGCTCTACTTGCTGCAACCGGAAGTGATCGGCTTCAAACTCACCGGTCAACTGCCAGAAGGCGCAACCGCTACAGACTTGGCACTCACCGTCGTCAACATGCTTCGCAAGAAGGGCGTTGTCGGCAAGTTCGTTGAATTCTACGGTTCTGGTCTTTCCAACATCAGCTTGGCAGACCGTTCAACCATTGCCAATATGGCTCCTGAATACGGTGCGACGATGGGCTTCTTCCCTGTCGATCAAGAGACACTTGCGTACCTTCGCAGTACAGGTCGCGACGAGGACCTCATCGCGCTCGTAGAAAAGTATACAAAGGAACAAGGTCTGTTCCGCACGGACGAAACAGTCGATCCGGTATACACCGACACGCTCGAATTGAACCTGGCGTCCGTCGAACCTTCGATGGCTGGACCGAAACGTCCACAGGATCGGATTCTCTTGTCGGAGATGAAGTCGACATTCGAAGATGCGCTTGATAAGCCTCTCGACAAGGGTGGCTTTGGTGTGGCCGATGCCAAGGACAAAGTTGGCACCGTCAAGTACAGCGATGGCAACCAGAGCGCATTGCACCAAGGTGCACTTGTTATCGCGGCTATCACGAGTTGTACGAATACATCCAATCCATCCGTTATGGTTGGCGCAGGATTGGTTGCGAAAAAGGCAGCTGAAAAAGGTCTCACCACACCGAAGTACGTGAAAACGAGTTTGGCACCTGGCTCGCGTGTCGTCACCGACTACCTGGAAAAAGCGAATTTGCTGGAGCCTCTGGCAGAGCTAGGCTTTGATGTTGTCGGTTACGGCTGTACGACATGTATCGGTAACAGTGGTCCATTGCCGGACGAAGTCACCCAGACCATCCAAGAAAATGACTTACTAGTGTCTGCTGTCCTTTCCGGTAACCGTAACTTTGAAGGCCGCATTCACTCGCTCGTCAAGGCAAACTACCTTGCATCTCCGCCGCTTGTCGTGGCATATGCACTGGCTGGTACAGTTGACATCGACTTGACTAAGGAACCGATCGGCAAGGATAAAGACGGCAACGATGTGTTTCTGAAAGACATTTGGCCGACCAATAAGGAAGTTCAAGAGACCATCCGATCCGTCATCACTCCGGAACTGTTCCGCGACCAATATGGCCGCGTTTTCGACAGCAACGAGCGTTGGAACGCGCTGGAGACTGCGGAAGGCAAGATGTACGATTGGGATGAACAATCTACGTACATTCAAGAGCCACCGTTCTTCGTCGGTTTGACGGCAGACGTGCCGAACATTGAGGGGATTCAGGACGCACGCGTGCTCGCGTTCCTTGGCGACTCCGTCACGACGGACCACATCTCCCCGGCTGGCAACATCGCTCAGAAGAGCCCAGCTGGCCACTACTTGCAAGAACACGGCATCGAGCCGTACGACTTCAACTCGTATGGATCCCGCCGCGGCAACCACGAAGTCATGATGCGCGGTACCTTTGCGAACATTCGTATCCGCAACAAGGTTGCACCGGGAACGGAAGGCGGTTATTCAACCTACTTCCCAACAGATGAAGTGATGCCGATTTATGATGCAGCGATGAAGTACAAAGATGACAACCAACCTTTGATTGTTATCGCGGGTAAAGAGTACGGAACAGGTTCTTCTCGTGACTGGGCAGCAAAGGGCACCTACTTGCTCGGCGTACGTGCCGTCATCGCGGAGAGCTTCGAACGGATTCACCGCAGCAACCTGGTTGGGATGGGTGTACTTCCACTCCAGTTCCAAGCAGGAGAGAACGCAGAAACATTGAACATCACGGGTCGGGAAAAGTTCACGATTGTCGGCCTAGACAACAACCTGCAACCTCGTTCCGAGGTAACGGTTCAAGCGACACGTGAAGACGGATCGACCTTTACATTCAAGGCTGACGTCCGTCTCGACAGCGACATTGAAGTCGAGTACTACCGGAACGGCGGTATCCTTCAAACAGTTCTTCGCAACTTCATTCGTGAAGAGCAAAACGCGTAA
- a CDS encoding class I SAM-dependent methyltransferase: MSHYKWDYFKDVDGLRRARTLPLTECVADMKRWGLTCYVPTVLPNLPFADKQFDLTLSAHFLFTYAERLDYDFHIRTIKELARVTREEIRIFPTVDMDGNRYSWMI; the protein is encoded by the coding sequence GTGAGTCACTATAAATGGGATTATTTTAAAGATGTTGATGGCTTAAGGCGTGCTCGAACGCTACCACTGACAGAGTGTGTTGCAGATATGAAAAGGTGGGGTCTAACCTGTTATGTTCCCACTGTCCTGCCGAACTTACCGTTTGCAGATAAGCAATTTGACCTGACACTTTCAGCTCATTTTCTGTTTACTTATGCTGAACGGCTTGACTATGACTTTCACATTCGCACGATAAAGGAACTCGCGAGAGTGACAAGAGAGGAAATTCGTATCTTCCCGACGGTTGACATGGACGGAAACCGATATTCATGGATGATTTGA
- a CDS encoding ornithine--oxo-acid transaminase, producing MTTAQTQTARVIEQTERYGAQNYKPLPIVIHKAERIWVEDPEGNRYMDMLSAYSALNQGHRHPRIIEALKEQADLVTLTSRAFHSDKLGPFYEKLSHLTKKDKILPMNTGAEAVETAVKAVRRWAYDVKKVPDNQAEIIVSEGNFHGRTVAAISMSSHAEYQRGFGPLTPGFKVVPYGDLEALKAAITPNTAAFITEPIQGEAGIIIPEEGFLKAAYDLCKQNNVLFVADEIQTGFGRTGKLFASNWENVTPDVYILGKALGGGVFPVSAVAADHEILDVFEPGSHGSTFGGNPLAAAVAIASMDVVVEEKLADRSLELGNYFMNQLRTIRNPHIVDLRGRGLFIGLELDGPARPYCEKLMAEGLLCKETHDNVIRFAPPLIIEKHELDDAVGRIRKVLEA from the coding sequence TTGACAACAGCACAGACACAAACTGCGCGTGTAATCGAACAAACTGAACGATATGGCGCTCAAAACTATAAACCCTTACCTATCGTGATCCACAAGGCTGAGCGGATCTGGGTCGAAGATCCTGAAGGTAATCGCTACATGGATATGCTCAGTGCTTACTCAGCCCTAAACCAAGGACATCGCCATCCACGGATCATTGAAGCCTTAAAGGAACAAGCTGATTTGGTCACGTTAACATCGCGAGCATTTCACAGCGACAAGCTCGGACCATTTTACGAAAAGCTTTCCCACCTTACGAAAAAAGATAAAATCCTGCCAATGAACACAGGTGCAGAGGCAGTCGAGACCGCTGTCAAAGCCGTTCGCCGGTGGGCGTACGACGTGAAGAAGGTACCGGACAATCAAGCGGAAATCATCGTCAGCGAAGGGAATTTTCATGGCCGCACCGTTGCTGCCATTTCCATGTCCTCTCACGCTGAGTACCAACGGGGATTCGGCCCCCTTACACCAGGGTTCAAAGTTGTTCCGTATGGTGACCTGGAGGCGTTGAAAGCCGCTATCACACCGAATACCGCCGCATTCATCACAGAACCCATTCAAGGCGAAGCAGGTATTATTATCCCAGAAGAAGGGTTCCTAAAAGCGGCCTATGATCTCTGCAAGCAAAATAACGTTCTCTTTGTCGCAGACGAGATCCAAACCGGATTCGGCCGAACTGGCAAACTGTTCGCCTCCAATTGGGAAAACGTAACACCGGATGTGTACATTCTTGGCAAAGCGCTTGGTGGCGGTGTTTTTCCGGTCTCTGCTGTTGCAGCGGATCATGAGATATTAGATGTATTCGAACCAGGATCCCACGGTTCGACATTCGGCGGAAATCCATTGGCGGCGGCCGTGGCTATCGCATCCATGGATGTCGTTGTTGAGGAGAAGTTGGCGGATCGATCACTGGAATTGGGCAACTACTTTATGAACCAGTTGCGGACGATTCGCAATCCACATATCGTCGACCTTCGCGGTCGCGGTCTGTTTATCGGCCTTGAACTCGACGGCCCAGCTCGTCCCTACTGTGAAAAACTGATGGCGGAGGGCCTGCTCTGCAAAGAAACACATGATAACGTCATCCGGTTCGCACCACCGCTCATCATCGAGAAGCATGAATTGGATGATGCCGTTGGGCGGATTCGCAAAGTCCTCGAGGCATAA
- a CDS encoding alpha/beta fold hydrolase, producing the protein MPYFCSDEHIIHYETIGSGKPILLIHGFTNHGFAWFPQISDLVYEGYQVILPDLPGHGMSKPCDRTVTVSGMANLIIQLLGSLHIERTSVCGLSLGGMIVQTLLINHAIHIERAVIANSSSNFTSEQARVNVEGWIQTLIQPNGPERRLENTWTKLVRPSFRDTALGRSVYAAWMNVNRRVDGQALARVANGMKQFDSRTRLPEVTVPTLVIGGRYDELIPAAEAEFIHKQIPNSELVVIEEAGHLSNLDAADQFNLALLSFLRQS; encoded by the coding sequence ATGCCGTATTTTTGCTCCGATGAACACATCATTCATTACGAAACCATTGGATCAGGCAAGCCAATTCTTTTGATTCACGGGTTCACGAATCATGGATTTGCTTGGTTTCCCCAGATCAGTGACCTGGTATACGAAGGTTATCAAGTGATTCTGCCTGACTTACCTGGTCACGGAATGTCAAAACCATGCGACCGCACCGTCACAGTCTCGGGGATGGCCAATTTAATCATCCAGTTGTTGGGCTCTCTACACATTGAACGCACAAGTGTTTGCGGATTGTCTCTTGGTGGAATGATCGTTCAAACACTATTGATAAATCATGCGATACACATTGAGCGCGCAGTGATCGCCAATTCATCGTCAAACTTCACAAGCGAACAAGCGCGTGTGAATGTCGAAGGATGGATCCAAACTTTAATTCAACCCAACGGTCCTGAACGGCGATTAGAAAACACGTGGACAAAACTCGTGCGCCCCTCATTTCGTGACACAGCGCTTGGCCGTAGTGTATATGCAGCGTGGATGAATGTGAATCGTCGCGTAGACGGACAGGCGCTGGCTCGTGTCGCTAACGGAATGAAGCAGTTTGATAGCCGGACCCGCCTGCCAGAAGTTACAGTGCCCACATTAGTAATCGGGGGCAGATACGACGAACTCATTCCCGCTGCGGAGGCAGAGTTTATCCATAAGCAGATACCAAACTCAGAACTCGTGGTCATTGAGGAAGCAGGACATCTATCCAACCTCGACGCAGCTGACCAATTTAATCTGGCATTGCTCAGCTTTTTACGCCAGTCATAA
- a CDS encoding MFS transporter — protein sequence MNRESVLYRRLDDSSFTGRHGKLYTVIILGHLFDGFDINMIGFVLAGVVATFGLKSSQAGFLASSAFLGMAVGSAVIGPLVDKVGRKRGLIIAIIIYAIFSLLCAFAHSYASLLLFRILEGVGLGAEIPVVFTYLGEFMPTAYRSRMLASSVFFWQAASVIAALVAIVLVPHFGWRAMFVAGVIPAIVVLLIWSLVPESVRFLIQRGRLEDAERIVDSISTVSAAEVSVAADTPSVPHKVSTRRIFAGNYGRLTTGVWIMQFVGGFVFFGLATWLPSIFTKMGFSFVHSLAYTAVITGSGAIGNVVGGLLSDKLGTRRTLTTFFLLGGIFLMLWGTAHTPGTMMLIGILAAFFGFGGAGGVLFAYTSALYPTTVRATGTGWAALWQRMGGIVAPYLLGVLIGLHVSAYIFFLLLGMLMLVGTAAAIWLTHELSNKSLEQIDSEISM from the coding sequence ATGAATCGTGAAAGCGTATTATATCGCCGTTTAGACGACTCGTCTTTTACTGGACGACATGGCAAACTGTACACTGTCATCATCCTTGGTCACCTGTTCGACGGTTTTGACATCAACATGATTGGCTTTGTTCTCGCTGGTGTCGTTGCGACATTCGGCTTGAAATCTTCTCAGGCAGGATTTTTGGCCTCAAGCGCATTCCTTGGCATGGCTGTGGGTTCGGCCGTGATCGGTCCGCTTGTGGACAAGGTCGGCCGCAAGCGAGGCTTAATCATCGCAATCATTATTTATGCAATCTTCAGTCTCCTGTGTGCCTTTGCCCACAGCTATGCCTCTCTCTTATTGTTCCGTATTCTTGAGGGTGTCGGTCTTGGCGCAGAAATCCCCGTCGTATTCACGTATCTGGGCGAATTTATGCCGACAGCCTATCGTTCACGCATGTTGGCCTCCAGTGTATTTTTCTGGCAGGCAGCCAGTGTCATCGCAGCATTGGTTGCCATCGTACTCGTACCTCACTTCGGTTGGAGAGCCATGTTCGTTGCTGGTGTCATCCCAGCCATTGTCGTCCTCCTTATCTGGAGTCTCGTACCAGAGAGTGTGCGATTCCTCATTCAGCGAGGCAGATTGGAAGATGCCGAGCGAATCGTCGATAGCATTTCGACAGTGAGCGCCGCCGAAGTTTCTGTCGCCGCCGACACGCCATCGGTACCTCATAAAGTCTCCACCCGTCGTATATTTGCCGGCAATTACGGGCGTCTGACTACCGGCGTATGGATCATGCAATTTGTAGGCGGGTTTGTATTCTTTGGGTTAGCTACATGGTTGCCGTCAATATTTACGAAGATGGGGTTCAGTTTTGTCCACAGCTTGGCCTATACCGCCGTCATTACTGGATCCGGAGCAATTGGAAATGTTGTGGGCGGCCTTCTTTCGGACAAGCTGGGAACCCGTCGAACGCTGACAACGTTCTTTTTACTAGGCGGCATTTTCCTCATGCTGTGGGGCACGGCCCATACGCCCGGTACGATGATGCTCATCGGTATCCTTGCGGCGTTCTTCGGCTTCGGGGGTGCCGGCGGAGTGCTGTTTGCCTACACGAGTGCACTATACCCGACGACCGTTCGCGCCACGGGGACCGGCTGGGCAGCATTGTGGCAGAGAATGGGTGGTATCGTCGCCCCATACTTGTTAGGGGTCCTAATCGGTCTCCATGTATCGGCGTACATTTTCTTCCTACTCCTCGGCATGCTCATGTTAGTAGGAACTGCCGCCGCGATCTGGCTAACCCACGAGTTGTCAAACAAGTCTTTGGAGCAGATTGACAGCGAAATTTCAATGTAA
- a CDS encoding MraY family glycosyltransferase → MPLWLSGVIAFFVAFSLAPRMRTLAMKWKFVDLPNERKIHHDPLPLLGGAAMFAGIIAVALVGFIWNDWLKTPYLGVMVGAAMLFAIGLLDDFFKTRGKDFSVSIRFGVQILSALLIPLFGGGIQGFTSPFGGHHYIVLPTALSVVITVLWVVGVTNVFNFLDGVDGLAAGIAAISATTLFFIALIKGDALSAWFAIAVTGAAIGFLRHNFYPARIIMGDAGSTVLGYLLAAIASVGAFKSATVISIGVPVLALGVPIFDAICVVFVRAKAGRPVYKPDKSHVHHRLLRAGLTQVQTVTVVYLISACFSLASMIVLLLDR, encoded by the coding sequence ATGCCTCTATGGCTGTCTGGCGTCATTGCATTCTTCGTGGCGTTTTCCTTGGCCCCGCGAATGCGGACGCTGGCAATGAAATGGAAATTTGTTGACTTGCCAAATGAACGGAAGATTCATCATGATCCACTTCCATTACTCGGCGGGGCGGCGATGTTTGCGGGTATTATCGCCGTGGCATTGGTCGGGTTCATTTGGAACGACTGGTTAAAAACGCCGTATCTCGGTGTCATGGTCGGCGCTGCAATGTTGTTCGCCATCGGCCTATTAGATGATTTTTTCAAAACACGCGGGAAAGATTTCTCGGTTTCGATTCGGTTCGGAGTGCAAATTTTATCCGCTCTCCTCATTCCATTGTTCGGTGGAGGCATTCAAGGCTTTACGTCTCCTTTTGGAGGCCATCACTACATCGTGCTTCCAACTGCGTTGTCCGTCGTCATTACGGTTTTGTGGGTTGTTGGGGTCACGAACGTCTTCAACTTTCTGGACGGTGTCGACGGCCTAGCCGCAGGTATTGCGGCAATTTCTGCGACCACTTTGTTTTTTATCGCACTCATTAAGGGCGATGCGCTGTCCGCTTGGTTTGCCATTGCCGTAACGGGTGCGGCAATCGGATTTTTGCGGCACAACTTCTATCCGGCGCGAATTATTATGGGCGATGCCGGATCGACCGTGCTTGGCTATCTGTTGGCAGCCATCGCATCGGTCGGTGCGTTCAAGTCAGCTACGGTGATTTCCATCGGAGTGCCCGTGCTCGCCCTCGGTGTTCCCATCTTTGATGCCATCTGTGTCGTTTTCGTGCGGGCGAAAGCTGGGAGACCTGTGTACAAGCCGGACAAGAGTCATGTGCACCATCGACTACTTCGCGCAGGATTGACGCAAGTCCAAACGGTCACGGTTGTCTACCTTATCAGTGCGTGTTTTTCACTGGCGTCGATGATTGTGCTATTGTTGGATCGATAA
- the ispG gene encoding flavodoxin-dependent (E)-4-hydroxy-3-methylbut-2-enyl-diphosphate synthase: protein MYRRDETKPVRVGDVVIGGNNQVIIQSMTTTKTADVKGTVEQIHRLEDAGCQVVRVTVNTKEAAEAIRDIKRQIHIPLVADIHFDYRLALQAIENGIDKVRINPGNIGKRDRVEAVVNACKERGIPIRIGVNAGSLERHILEKYGYPTAEGMLESAQHHVSILEDLDFDDIIISMKASDVPLAIDAYRLAAETFRYPLHLGITESGTLFSGTIKSSAGLGTLLGMGIGNTMRVSLSADPVEEIKVARELLKTFHIVSDAVTIVSCPTCGRIDIDLISIANEIEEYTQNIKAPIKVSVLGCAVNGPGEAREADIGIAGARGEGLLFRKGEVVRKIPEADLVSELKKEIDIMAKRYQETGSID from the coding sequence ATGTATCGTCGCGATGAGACCAAACCAGTGCGAGTAGGGGATGTTGTCATTGGTGGGAACAACCAGGTCATCATACAGAGCATGACAACAACCAAGACCGCTGATGTAAAGGGAACAGTCGAACAAATCCATCGATTAGAAGACGCCGGGTGTCAAGTGGTTCGTGTGACGGTGAATACAAAGGAAGCAGCAGAGGCGATTCGGGACATCAAGCGGCAAATTCATATCCCGCTGGTCGCGGACATTCATTTCGATTATCGTTTGGCGTTGCAGGCCATTGAAAACGGGATCGACAAAGTGCGGATCAATCCGGGGAACATTGGTAAGCGGGATCGGGTTGAGGCTGTCGTAAACGCCTGTAAAGAACGCGGGATTCCTATCCGAATCGGTGTGAATGCCGGATCGCTTGAGCGGCACATCCTGGAGAAGTACGGGTATCCAACAGCCGAGGGGATGCTGGAAAGCGCGCAACACCACGTGAGCATCCTTGAGGATCTCGATTTCGACGACATTATCATTTCCATGAAAGCATCCGACGTTCCACTTGCTATTGACGCTTATAGATTGGCGGCGGAGACGTTCCGCTACCCGTTACATCTTGGTATCACGGAGTCCGGGACGCTCTTTAGCGGGACCATCAAGAGCTCCGCCGGGCTTGGAACACTGCTTGGCATGGGCATTGGCAATACGATGCGCGTATCGCTGAGTGCGGACCCTGTAGAAGAGATCAAGGTTGCACGGGAACTGCTCAAAACGTTCCACATTGTTTCCGATGCGGTCACGATTGTGTCGTGTCCGACGTGTGGTCGGATCGATATTGACTTGATCAGTATTGCGAACGAGATCGAGGAGTACACGCAGAATATCAAAGCGCCCATCAAGGTCTCCGTCCTAGGTTGCGCCGTGAACGGCCCTGGGGAAGCACGTGAAGCGGATATCGGAATTGCCGGTGCGCGGGGAGAAGGGCTTCTGTTCAGGAAAGGCGAAGTCGTGCGGAAGATTCCCGAAGCGGATCTCGTGTCGGAACTCAAGAAGGAAATCGACATCATGGCGAAGCGTTATCAAGAGACTGGTTCCATCGATTGA
- a CDS encoding YjzC family protein translates to MGERSEFTPGYEAPNTGVYIEVGTHPDSGELHHPKRIHLHKGDRFPETTNSDRKWRRIKTNKQH, encoded by the coding sequence ATGGGAGAGCGCTCTGAATTTACACCTGGTTACGAAGCGCCAAACACGGGGGTCTATATTGAAGTTGGGACTCATCCCGACAGTGGAGAACTGCATCATCCGAAGCGTATCCACCTCCACAAGGGAGACAGATTCCCGGAGACGACAAATTCGGATCGGAAATGGCGTCGGATAAAGACTAACAAACAACACTAA